Proteins from a single region of Neodiprion virginianus isolate iyNeoVirg1 chromosome 4, iyNeoVirg1.1, whole genome shotgun sequence:
- the LOC124304137 gene encoding uncharacterized protein LOC124304137 isoform X1: protein MSTCVFCKTKQSKYCGRSFHKFPVKDVLRLQQWLKEMKRKDWKSNRNSTLCSAHFTNDCFDRTGFVITLKKNSVPTIIDNPKSECSSCHRLREYGRGYSFFKFPLDEPDIMKQWIANINIGPWSPSSDSFLCSDHFEPSCFQKKSKNYITLRKGSIPTLFGENLQQTEFQDESDRPTTVNLHFDDQWMVNGFPNG from the exons ATGAGTACCTGCGTTTTTTGCAAAACAAAGCAATCAAAATATTGTGGGCGATCATTTCACAA ATTTCCCGTGAAAGATGTGTTGCGCCTTCAGCAGTGGttaaaagaaatgaagagGAAGGACTGGAAGTCAAACCGAAATAGCACATTGTGTTCAGCTCATTTTACAAATGACTGCTTTGATAGGACAGGATTCGTAATTACATTGAAAAAGAACAGTGTACCAACTATAATTGACAACCCAAAATCAGAGTGTTCATCTTGTCACCGATTAAGGGAATATGGACGTGGCTATTCATTCTTCAA GTTCCCATTGGATGAACCTGATATTATGAAGCAGTGGATCGCAAATATAAACATTGGACCGTGGTCTCCATCAAGTGATAGCTTTCTGTGTTCCGACCACTTTGAACCCTCTTGCTTtcagaagaaaagtaaaaattatataacttTACGAAAAGGCAGTATCCCAACGTTATTTG GTGAAAACTTGCAGCAGACCGAATTTCAGGATGAATCCGATCGGCCCACCACAGTGAAT CTCCACTTTGATGATCAATGGATGGTAAATGGATTCCCTAACGGTTGA
- the LOC124304137 gene encoding uncharacterized protein LOC124304137 isoform X3, producing the protein MSTCVFCKTKQSKYCGRSFHKFPVKDVLRLQQWLKEMKRKDWKSNRNSTLCSAHFTNDCFDRTGFVITLKKNSVPTIIDNPKSECSSCHRLREYGRGYSFFKFPLDEPDIMKQWIANINIGPWSPSSDSFLCSDHFEPSCFQKKSKNYITLRKGSIPTLFAPL; encoded by the exons ATGAGTACCTGCGTTTTTTGCAAAACAAAGCAATCAAAATATTGTGGGCGATCATTTCACAA ATTTCCCGTGAAAGATGTGTTGCGCCTTCAGCAGTGGttaaaagaaatgaagagGAAGGACTGGAAGTCAAACCGAAATAGCACATTGTGTTCAGCTCATTTTACAAATGACTGCTTTGATAGGACAGGATTCGTAATTACATTGAAAAAGAACAGTGTACCAACTATAATTGACAACCCAAAATCAGAGTGTTCATCTTGTCACCGATTAAGGGAATATGGACGTGGCTATTCATTCTTCAA GTTCCCATTGGATGAACCTGATATTATGAAGCAGTGGATCGCAAATATAAACATTGGACCGTGGTCTCCATCAAGTGATAGCTTTCTGTGTTCCGACCACTTTGAACCCTCTTGCTTtcagaagaaaagtaaaaattatataacttTACGAAAAGGCAGTATCCCAACGTTATTTG CTCCACTTTGA
- the LOC124304137 gene encoding THAP domain-containing protein 1-like isoform X2, with translation MSTCVFCKTKQSKYCGRSFHKFPVKDVLRLQQWLKEMKRKDWKSNRNSTLCSAHFTNDCFDRTGFVITLKKNSVPTIIDNPKSECSSCHRLREYGRGYSFFKFPLDEPDIMKQWIANINIGPWSPSSDSFLCSDHFEPSCFQKKSKNYITLRKGSIPTLFGENLQQTEFQDESDRPTTVNVTKLHEHLHICT, from the exons ATGAGTACCTGCGTTTTTTGCAAAACAAAGCAATCAAAATATTGTGGGCGATCATTTCACAA ATTTCCCGTGAAAGATGTGTTGCGCCTTCAGCAGTGGttaaaagaaatgaagagGAAGGACTGGAAGTCAAACCGAAATAGCACATTGTGTTCAGCTCATTTTACAAATGACTGCTTTGATAGGACAGGATTCGTAATTACATTGAAAAAGAACAGTGTACCAACTATAATTGACAACCCAAAATCAGAGTGTTCATCTTGTCACCGATTAAGGGAATATGGACGTGGCTATTCATTCTTCAA GTTCCCATTGGATGAACCTGATATTATGAAGCAGTGGATCGCAAATATAAACATTGGACCGTGGTCTCCATCAAGTGATAGCTTTCTGTGTTCCGACCACTTTGAACCCTCTTGCTTtcagaagaaaagtaaaaattatataacttTACGAAAAGGCAGTATCCCAACGTTATTTG GTGAAAACTTGCAGCAGACCGAATTTCAGGATGAATCCGATCGGCCCACCACAGTGAATGTAACCAAATTACATGAGCACCTACACATTTGTACCTGA
- the LOC124304140 gene encoding protein FAM32A yields MSENSATDEYAHVAKGPLKLKCDPATIKKKKKKKETEKKMIEMAKIIEEEKPKSAELKRTKAEMAFQKMQEKMQTERIKQKASMTHKQRVEEFNRHLDSLTEHFDIPKVSWTK; encoded by the exons ATGTCGGAAAATTCGGCAACTGACGAATACGCACATGTAGCCAAAGGGCCTTTGAAGTTGAAATGTGACCCAGCAACTATAAAGAA aaaaaagaagaaaaaagaaacggagaAGAAGATGATAGAAATGGCAAAGATTATTGAGGAAGAAAAACCAAAATCAGCTGAACTCAAGCGAACCAAGGCAGAAATGGCTTTCCAAAAGATGCAGGAGAAGAtg CAAACGGAACGGATCAAACAAAAAGCATCAATGACACACAAACAACGTGTAGAAGAATTCAACAGGCATTTGGACAGTCTAACAGAGCACTTTGATATACCGAAAGTCAGTTGGACTAAATAA
- the LOC124304135 gene encoding uncharacterized protein LOC124304135 isoform X3, which yields MYVETSCVNLRNGVQPTVENVCSGLRPDQQLITLFSENYVPVNCRSSLEGVWQFAYQNRFRFTGECNHPDAQIRSCQTAGTQFLITNQKFTINYKRCDTLEGTEDGLVEYSCLGDWFVDKNHFFAVANTKESRKDEKYRCFLKNRDDDLYIGVSITAECNTLKTVEKSPERLRITPVKSEVVDPGCRLPQNMSGDWINTANIDADIFINETHIIETWYPDEGRFRRTIYVCREQRDTRVMMARLTVDGCQKDYVCFDFVPQHHNVIRYRRGVAVIKDDFHTVCSWVQFPNKEAWKYDLYLAKYPVPVRCPVAGKYMFTQKGDILFETRILGGVTLSPRPNIYCKQNISDLSVCDTDQKEVAIDETYCLSVDHLGRPVDIYSTPDYKMKCIGYWKENLKSYLITYDELDAFSKYRCWVYQRADLNRVLMSQALGPYCDLKQDVTSSTQTEGAAVALQLQEYERERDQCPMHFDDGSNPWVQTENYIQVFRYDNGSPILSSSTVLVLVLLGALTQIF from the exons ATGTACGTCGAAA CGAGTTGTGTAAATTTACGTAATGGTGTCCAACCAACAGTGGAAAACGTATGCAGTGGACTGCGTCCAGATCAACAGTTGATCAcattattttctgaaaactacGTTCCAGTCAATTGTCGATCATCTCTTGAAGGTGTCTGGCAATTTGCTTATCAA AATCGATTCAGATTCACTGGAGAATGTAATCATCCAGATGCACAAATTCGTTCCTGCCAAACAGCTGGTACTCAGTTCTTGATTACAAATCAAAAGTTTACCATAAATTACAAACGATGTGACACATTAGAAGGAACTGAAGACGGAT TGGTGGAATACAGTTGTTTGGGTGACTGGTTTGTTGACAAGAATCATTTCTTTGCCGTCGCAAACACGAAGGAATCTCGAAAAGATGAAAAGTACAGATGTTTCCTGAAGAATCGTGATGATGACTTGTACATTGGTGTTTCTATAACTGCAGAGTGTAACACTCTaaaaacagttgaaaaaagtCCTGAGCGTCTTCGTATAACGCCCGTTAAATCTGAAGTTGTCGACCCAGGATGTCGCTTACCTCAAAACATGTCTGGAGACTGGATAAACACTGCTAATATAGATGcagatattttcataaatgAGACCCACATAATAGAAACTTGGTATCCAGATGAAGGCCGTTTCAGGCGAACCATTTATGTATGTCGAGAACAAAGAGACACTAGAGTCATGATGGCAAGATTAACTGTGGATGGATG TCAGAAAGATTACGTTTGTTTTGACTTTGTTCCACAACATCATAACGTTATAAGATATCGGCGAGGTGTTGCTGTTATTAAAGATGACTTCCATACAGTATGTTCCTGGGTTCAATTTCCAAACAAGGAAGCATGGAAATACGACTTGTACCTCG CAAAATATCCAGTACCAGTTAGATGCCCTGTAGCAGGAAAATATATGTTCACCCAAAAAGGAGATATTTTGTTCGAAACAAGAATCTTGGGAGGTGTGACACTCTCCCCGCGGCCgaatatttattgcaaacaaaATATATCAGATTTATCAGTGTGTGACACCGATCAAAAGGAAGTAGCTATTGACGAAACCTACTGCCTTTCAGTTGATCACTTGGGACGACCAGTTGATATTTACA GTACACCTgattataaaatgaaatgcaTTGGCTActggaaagaaaatttgaagtcATATTTAATTACATATGACGAATTGGATGCATTCAGTAAATATCGATGCTGGGTTTATCAAAGGGCAGATTTGAATCGTGTCTTGATGTCCCAAGCTCTTGGACCTTACTGTGACCTCAAACAAGATGTGACAAGTAGCACTCAGACCGAAGGTGCTGCCGTCGCTCTGCAGCTACAA GAATACGAGCGTGAACGAGATCAATGTCCCATGCACTTTGATGATGGCAGCAATCCTTGGGTACaaacagaaaattatattcaagtttttcgtTATGATAATGGATCTCCGATTCTAAGTTCATCTACTGTGTTAGTCCTAGTGTTACTTGGGGCTCTCACGCAAATTTTCTAA
- the LOC124304135 gene encoding uncharacterized protein LOC124304135 isoform X2: protein MTNKGFCINALSEYHVNYTFVFQKDVCYNCVKLIVRTVNVLEKLESSCVNLRNGVQPTVENVCSGLRPDQQLITLFSENYVPVNCRSSLEGVWQFAYQNRFRFTGECNHPDAQIRSCQTAGTQFLITNQKFTINYKRCDTLEGTEDGLVEYSCLGDWFVDKNHFFAVANTKESRKDEKYRCFLKNRDDDLYIGVSITAECNTLKTVEKSPERLRITPVKSEVVDPGCRLPQNMSGDWINTANIDADIFINETHIIETWYPDEGRFRRTIYVCREQRDTRVMMARLTVDGCQKDYVCFDFVPQHHNVIRYRRGVAVIKDDFHTVCSWVQFPNKEAWKYDLYLAKYPVPVRCPVAGKYMFTQKGDILFETRILGGVTLSPRPNIYCKQNISDLSVCDTDQKEVAIDETYCLSVDHLGRPVDIYSTPDYKMKCIGYWKENLKSYLITYDELDAFSKYRCWVYQRADLNRVLMSQALGPYCDLKQDVTSSTQTEGAAVALQLQEYERERDQCPMHFDDGSNPWVQTENYIQVFRYDNGSPILSSSTVLVLVLLGALTQIF from the exons ATGACCAATAAGGGTTTCTGTATTAATGCGCTATCAGAGTATCACGTCAACTATACATTCGTGTTTCAAAAGGACGTGTGTTACAACTGCGTCAAACTAATCGTCAGAACTGTCAATGTCCTCGAAAAGCTGGAAT CGAGTTGTGTAAATTTACGTAATGGTGTCCAACCAACAGTGGAAAACGTATGCAGTGGACTGCGTCCAGATCAACAGTTGATCAcattattttctgaaaactacGTTCCAGTCAATTGTCGATCATCTCTTGAAGGTGTCTGGCAATTTGCTTATCAA AATCGATTCAGATTCACTGGAGAATGTAATCATCCAGATGCACAAATTCGTTCCTGCCAAACAGCTGGTACTCAGTTCTTGATTACAAATCAAAAGTTTACCATAAATTACAAACGATGTGACACATTAGAAGGAACTGAAGACGGAT TGGTGGAATACAGTTGTTTGGGTGACTGGTTTGTTGACAAGAATCATTTCTTTGCCGTCGCAAACACGAAGGAATCTCGAAAAGATGAAAAGTACAGATGTTTCCTGAAGAATCGTGATGATGACTTGTACATTGGTGTTTCTATAACTGCAGAGTGTAACACTCTaaaaacagttgaaaaaagtCCTGAGCGTCTTCGTATAACGCCCGTTAAATCTGAAGTTGTCGACCCAGGATGTCGCTTACCTCAAAACATGTCTGGAGACTGGATAAACACTGCTAATATAGATGcagatattttcataaatgAGACCCACATAATAGAAACTTGGTATCCAGATGAAGGCCGTTTCAGGCGAACCATTTATGTATGTCGAGAACAAAGAGACACTAGAGTCATGATGGCAAGATTAACTGTGGATGGATG TCAGAAAGATTACGTTTGTTTTGACTTTGTTCCACAACATCATAACGTTATAAGATATCGGCGAGGTGTTGCTGTTATTAAAGATGACTTCCATACAGTATGTTCCTGGGTTCAATTTCCAAACAAGGAAGCATGGAAATACGACTTGTACCTCG CAAAATATCCAGTACCAGTTAGATGCCCTGTAGCAGGAAAATATATGTTCACCCAAAAAGGAGATATTTTGTTCGAAACAAGAATCTTGGGAGGTGTGACACTCTCCCCGCGGCCgaatatttattgcaaacaaaATATATCAGATTTATCAGTGTGTGACACCGATCAAAAGGAAGTAGCTATTGACGAAACCTACTGCCTTTCAGTTGATCACTTGGGACGACCAGTTGATATTTACA GTACACCTgattataaaatgaaatgcaTTGGCTActggaaagaaaatttgaagtcATATTTAATTACATATGACGAATTGGATGCATTCAGTAAATATCGATGCTGGGTTTATCAAAGGGCAGATTTGAATCGTGTCTTGATGTCCCAAGCTCTTGGACCTTACTGTGACCTCAAACAAGATGTGACAAGTAGCACTCAGACCGAAGGTGCTGCCGTCGCTCTGCAGCTACAA GAATACGAGCGTGAACGAGATCAATGTCCCATGCACTTTGATGATGGCAGCAATCCTTGGGTACaaacagaaaattatattcaagtttttcgtTATGATAATGGATCTCCGATTCTAAGTTCATCTACTGTGTTAGTCCTAGTGTTACTTGGGGCTCTCACGCAAATTTTCTAA
- the LOC124304135 gene encoding uncharacterized protein LOC124304135 isoform X1, with the protein MARNLSFFAYTMCYVLIHASLSRGQEERSCHIPLVIRGSWFSWENGEKTLTEINAETMTNKGFCINALSEYHVNYTFVFQKDVCYNCVKLIVRTVNVLEKLESSCVNLRNGVQPTVENVCSGLRPDQQLITLFSENYVPVNCRSSLEGVWQFAYQNRFRFTGECNHPDAQIRSCQTAGTQFLITNQKFTINYKRCDTLEGTEDGLVEYSCLGDWFVDKNHFFAVANTKESRKDEKYRCFLKNRDDDLYIGVSITAECNTLKTVEKSPERLRITPVKSEVVDPGCRLPQNMSGDWINTANIDADIFINETHIIETWYPDEGRFRRTIYVCREQRDTRVMMARLTVDGCQKDYVCFDFVPQHHNVIRYRRGVAVIKDDFHTVCSWVQFPNKEAWKYDLYLAKYPVPVRCPVAGKYMFTQKGDILFETRILGGVTLSPRPNIYCKQNISDLSVCDTDQKEVAIDETYCLSVDHLGRPVDIYSTPDYKMKCIGYWKENLKSYLITYDELDAFSKYRCWVYQRADLNRVLMSQALGPYCDLKQDVTSSTQTEGAAVALQLQEYERERDQCPMHFDDGSNPWVQTENYIQVFRYDNGSPILSSSTVLVLVLLGALTQIF; encoded by the exons ATGGCACgaaatttatcttttttcgCATACACCATGTGTTACGTTCTTATTCACG CCAGTTTATCGAGAGGTCAAGAGGAAAGATCATGCCATATTCCACTGGTTATCAGGGGTTCGTGGTTTTCTTgggaaaatggtgaaaaaacaTTGACTGAAATTAATGCAGAAACTATGACCAATAAGGGTTTCTGTATTAATGCGCTATCAGAGTATCACGTCAACTATACATTCGTGTTTCAAAAGGACGTGTGTTACAACTGCGTCAAACTAATCGTCAGAACTGTCAATGTCCTCGAAAAGCTGGAAT CGAGTTGTGTAAATTTACGTAATGGTGTCCAACCAACAGTGGAAAACGTATGCAGTGGACTGCGTCCAGATCAACAGTTGATCAcattattttctgaaaactacGTTCCAGTCAATTGTCGATCATCTCTTGAAGGTGTCTGGCAATTTGCTTATCAA AATCGATTCAGATTCACTGGAGAATGTAATCATCCAGATGCACAAATTCGTTCCTGCCAAACAGCTGGTACTCAGTTCTTGATTACAAATCAAAAGTTTACCATAAATTACAAACGATGTGACACATTAGAAGGAACTGAAGACGGAT TGGTGGAATACAGTTGTTTGGGTGACTGGTTTGTTGACAAGAATCATTTCTTTGCCGTCGCAAACACGAAGGAATCTCGAAAAGATGAAAAGTACAGATGTTTCCTGAAGAATCGTGATGATGACTTGTACATTGGTGTTTCTATAACTGCAGAGTGTAACACTCTaaaaacagttgaaaaaagtCCTGAGCGTCTTCGTATAACGCCCGTTAAATCTGAAGTTGTCGACCCAGGATGTCGCTTACCTCAAAACATGTCTGGAGACTGGATAAACACTGCTAATATAGATGcagatattttcataaatgAGACCCACATAATAGAAACTTGGTATCCAGATGAAGGCCGTTTCAGGCGAACCATTTATGTATGTCGAGAACAAAGAGACACTAGAGTCATGATGGCAAGATTAACTGTGGATGGATG TCAGAAAGATTACGTTTGTTTTGACTTTGTTCCACAACATCATAACGTTATAAGATATCGGCGAGGTGTTGCTGTTATTAAAGATGACTTCCATACAGTATGTTCCTGGGTTCAATTTCCAAACAAGGAAGCATGGAAATACGACTTGTACCTCG CAAAATATCCAGTACCAGTTAGATGCCCTGTAGCAGGAAAATATATGTTCACCCAAAAAGGAGATATTTTGTTCGAAACAAGAATCTTGGGAGGTGTGACACTCTCCCCGCGGCCgaatatttattgcaaacaaaATATATCAGATTTATCAGTGTGTGACACCGATCAAAAGGAAGTAGCTATTGACGAAACCTACTGCCTTTCAGTTGATCACTTGGGACGACCAGTTGATATTTACA GTACACCTgattataaaatgaaatgcaTTGGCTActggaaagaaaatttgaagtcATATTTAATTACATATGACGAATTGGATGCATTCAGTAAATATCGATGCTGGGTTTATCAAAGGGCAGATTTGAATCGTGTCTTGATGTCCCAAGCTCTTGGACCTTACTGTGACCTCAAACAAGATGTGACAAGTAGCACTCAGACCGAAGGTGCTGCCGTCGCTCTGCAGCTACAA GAATACGAGCGTGAACGAGATCAATGTCCCATGCACTTTGATGATGGCAGCAATCCTTGGGTACaaacagaaaattatattcaagtttttcgtTATGATAATGGATCTCCGATTCTAAGTTCATCTACTGTGTTAGTCCTAGTGTTACTTGGGGCTCTCACGCAAATTTTCTAA